The genomic interval GACAGTACTTTAATGCCACGCTGCATCGCTTTTTTGGTAATCGGCACTAATGCATTTGCATCATTTGCCGAGATCACAATCGCGCTCACTTTTTGACTAATCAACGAATTAATGATTTCGATCTGGCCTTCTGCGGTCGGTGTGGTCGGGCCGGTATAAATCACATCGACATCGCCAAGCTCTTTCGCCGCTTCCTTCGCGCCTTGATGGGCAGCATCGAAAAAGCCATTACCCAGGCTTTTCACCACCATCGCAATTTTCATTTTTTCAGCCGCTTGTGCGCTGCTCACCAGGCCGCCGATCATGCTGACGGTCAATGCTGCGAGCAATATTTTTTGTAGTTTCATTGCGGTGTCTCCTTAGGGAATGCGACCGTAGAGCGAATGCCCCACAGCCTTGTTAAAAGGTGTGGTGTTACCTGTCTTTGGGTAGCGTTTCCGGCGCGACCGCGATCACTTTTACGCCAGCTTGCTCAAGCATCTGCACCGCCGCATCCGATACGCCTGTGTCGGTAATCACGCAAGAAACGCGATTCAGGCCACACAAAATCAGACCGGCTTTCTTCGCAAACTTTGCACTGTCGACCAGCACAATTAATTCTTCTGCCTGACTGATCAAGCGCTTTTCGGCCTGAATCAACAAGGGATCGGCCTCCATCAAACCCAGCATCGATAGGCCGAACACGCCCATGAACATCTTGGCGGCGTAATGGTGTTGTGTAATGTCATTGTCGAAGGGGCTGAGAATCACGTTTTGCTCGCGATATACCGTGCCGCCGGGCAGGATGATTTCATTCTCGCTAGACATCAACAAACGCTCTGCCATCATGAAAGAATTGGTCAGAATTTTCAGGCGCTTTTCAGCCAGAAACTCCACCATCATGTAGGTCGTTGTACCGCCATTGATGATGATCGTTTCGCCATCCGCGCACATGCTGCTGGCCTGTCTGGCGATGGCGCGTTTTTGCGTCGCATTGCGTTCGATATTGTTTTGGAAGGTTTCGCCGGTGAGCGTAAAGGTGCGTTTTTTTTGCTGCAAATTTTCTGCACCGCCGCGGGTCCGAATCAGCAGATTGCGCTCAGCCAGCCAGGCTATATCGCGTCGCACCGTCGCCGGTGAGGCATTAAGCCAATCGACCATTTGCTCCACACTCGCCGTAGTGTGTTCAGCCAGTAACTTAAGCAAGCCCTTACGGCGCTTGTGATTCACCACGCATTCACCATGTTTTGTCTCCTCGTTGGATCATCTCTTCGGATTGCTGCACATGCCTGCAATCCTTGTCGGACGACCTCTATATCGGTAAAACAGACTAAGCATTTGAGAAAGAGAAGTCAATCATCAATCAATCAACTCGATGATTATTTGCGCTGCAATCAAATAGCTGATCGCAGACTGATCAACATGATGATTATTTGCATTTCGGTCAGCGTTTTGACCGTATTCGGATTGACACTCATTGCTGGCTGCTTTCTACTTGTCAAGCTTCCTCAAAGCTGCGAGGCCATCGCATCCGATGCCGCCAGCGCCAGCCGAAGACTGATCGCAACTGATCAAAGATGATCCGAACTGAGCAAAATGGCTTTAGAAATCGATAACGGAGACTGTATGACAATAATAATTGACACCAAACAAGAACCCATCAACTCGCTGTGGGATGATGCCGTTGCTGCCAGATTAAGTGAGCCAGAGTTATTGCTATACCGCTCTAACCTGCTGGGTTCGGACATGCGCATTACCAATTTCGGTGGCGGCAATACCTCAGCCAAGATCGATATGACCGACAACCTGACCGGCGAGCAAGTCGAAGTTCTGTGGGTCAAAGGTTCCGGCGGCGATCTCGGCAGCATCAAGATAGATGGCTTTTCGACACTGTATATGGACAAGCTGCAATCGCTGAAAAAACGTTATCGCGGATTAGCGCTAGAAGATGAAATGGTCGCGTATCTGCCGCATTGCACCTTCAACCTGAACCCGCGTGCGGCCAGCATCGATACGCCATTGCACGCCTATATTGATCGCAAACACGTCGATCATATGCATCCAGACGCGGTGATCGCGATTGCTGCCTGCGCCAACAGCGAAGCGCTGACGCAGAAAGTATTTGAAGGCGATCTGGGCTGGTTGCCGTGGCAACGTCCCGGCTACGATCTGGGACTGAAACTGGAAGCCCTGTCAAAAGCGCAACCGCAATTAAAGGGCATCATCCTCGAAGGTCACGGCCTGTTTACCTGGGGCGACACTGCCAAATCCTGCTATGAAATCACATTGATGATTATCAAACGCGCAGAAGACTGGATAGCAGCGAATAGCCGTCAACCAGCCTTTGGCGGCAGCAAATTCACGCCGCTGCCCGCGCCAGAACGTGCGGCGCTGGCTGCCCGTCTGATGCCGCTGTTACGTGGAAAAATCAGCAAAGATGAATATAAACTGGGCCATTTCGACGATAGCGCCACGGTGCTCGATTTCGTTTGCAGCGCCGACTTACTGCCGCTGGCCGCATTAGGCACATCTTGCCCGGATCACTTTCTGCGCACAAAAATTCGTCCGTTCGTCATCGATTTCGATCCCGCCAATCCAGATTTTGATCGCCTGATCGCCGTTCTGGACGATGCGCTCAGCGCTTATCGTGCCGACTACATCGCCTATCACACCCGCTGCAAACGCGACAACAGCCCCGCCGTGCGCGATGCCAATCCGATCATTTATCTGATTCCCGGCGTCGGCATGCTGTCGTTTGCCAAGGACAAAGCAACTGCGCGGATTGCGGGCGAATTCTATGTCAACGCCATCAACGTCATGCGCGGTGCCAATGGTGTCGATACCTATGTCGGTTTACCGGAACAAGAAGCTTTCGATATCGAATACTGGTTGCTGGAAGAAGCCAAGCTGCAACGGATGCCAAAACCGAAAAGTCTGGCAGGCCGGATTGCGCTGGTCACCGGCGGTGGCGGCGGAATTGGTCAAGCGGTAGCGCGTCAGCTATTGCAAGAAGGTGCATGCGTGATGCTGACCGATATCGATGCAGAGGCACTGGAGCAGGCGCAGCAAAGTCTGGTCAAAGTCGCCGGACGCGATAACGTCGCCACCATCCGTGCCAACATCACCAGCGAACAAGATGTCGACGCGATCCTGAACGCGACGGCGCTAAGCTTTGGCGGCGTCGACCTGCTGATTTCCAACGCCGGGATTGCCTCTTCTGCACCACTGGAAGACACCACGCTGGAAATCTGGGAACGCAATCAATCGATCCTGGTAACCGGTTATTTCCTGGTCAGTCGCGGTGCCTTCCGCATCATGAAGCAGCAAAAAATGGGCGGCAGCATGGTCTTCGTTGCCAGCAAAAACGGTCTGGTCGCCTCCGCCGGTGCCTCCGCCTATTGCACCGCCAAAGCAGCAGAAATTCATCTGGCGCGCTGTATTGCACTAGAAGGTGCCGAGCACGGCATCCGCGTCAATGTCGTCAATCCGGATGCTGTAATCCGTGGCTCGCGCATCTGGGATGGCAAATGGAAAGAAGAACGCGCCGCGTCGAACAAAATCGATTCCGACGATATCGAAGAATTCTATCGCCAACGCAGCATGTTGAAACGCAGCGTGCTGCCGGAAGATATCGCCGAGGCGGTGTATTTTCTGGCCAGCGATAAATCCGCCAAAAGCACCGGCAACATCATCAATGTCGATGCAGGCAATGCGGCGGCGTTTACCCGTTAAGCTAATACCAAAAGAACGTACCCAAACAATATAATTAAACCAGCAACAGGCCATAGTGCCATGTTGCTGAAAAAGGAGACACAACATGAGCACAGTTCTCGATAGCGGCATGGTGGCCGAACACAATGCCAAACTTCACGCCAATCTTGAAGCCGACTACGCAGCACTGGGCGGCATGCTGGCCCGCCGTGGTCAGGATATCGAGCAATTGACGGCATTGGCACAGACTTTTGCGGTGGCGTTGCCAAGCTGGGGCGCAGGAACCGGCGGCACACGTTTTGCACGCTTCCCCGGCATAGGCGAACCACGCAATGTATTTGAGAAACTCGAAGACTGCGCTGTAGTCCAGCAACTGACACGCGCCACGCCAACCGTATCAATGCATTTCCCTTGGGACAGCACCACCGATCCGATGGCATTGCGCGAAATCGCCAGCGGCTACGGGCTGGGGTTCGATACCGTTAATTCGAATACTTTTCAGGATCAGCAGGGGCAAGCGCTTTCGTACAAAAATGGCAGCCTGACCGCCATGAGCGCAGCAGTCCGTGCCCAAGCGGTGGCGCACAATATCGATTGCATCGAACAAGGTCAGGCGCTGGGTTCGAAGGCGCTGACGGTCTGGATCGGCGACGGTGCGAATTTCCCCGGTCAGCATAATCTACGGGGTGCGCTGGAGCGCTATTTGGAAAGTATGCGCGACATCTACAGCGCGTTGCCAGCGGACTGGTCCGTCTATATCGAACACAAACTGTTTGAGCCGGCATTCTATGCCACCACCATCGCGGACTGGGGCACCAGCTTTGCCTGCGCCACCGAGTTGGGACCGCAAGCAAAATGTCTGGTCGATCTGGGCCACCACGCACCGAATACGAACATCGAAATGATCGTCGCCCGCCTTGCGCAATTCGGCAAACTGGGTGGCTTCCATTTCAACGACAGCAAATACGGCGACGATGATCTGGATTCCGGCAGTATCAATCCTTTCCAGCTATTCCTGATTTTCAATGAACTGGCGGATGTTGCACAGCGCGATGGCGCGACCTTCAAACCATCGTATATGCTCGACCAGTCACACAACGTGACCGATCCGATTGAGAGCCTGATGAGCAGCGCGATTGAGGTACAACGCGCCTTTATCCAGTCCGCCATCGTCGACCGTACCGCCTTGCAGCATCATCAGGAAAACAACGATGTATTGCAAGCAGCGCAAAGTCTGAAACACGCATTTCGCACCGATGTCACGCCGATTTTGGCAATGGCACGCCACCGTTCAGGTGCGGCGACTGATCCGGTCGGATGCTATCGTGCCAGCGGCTATCGGATGCAAAAGAAGGAACAGCGTCCACCTAAAGCGGGTGCCAGCAGTAGCGGCATTGTTTAACCACCCACCGTTGTAGCAGGTTGGAGCACAGCAGCCTGATCGAAATAGTGCTGACTCCAACGCTGACTTGCGATGTCATCTCAGGCCGGAATGGCCGATTTTTTTGTCTTGGTCGAAATAAAACCGAACAGGCCGCCTACCACCACCAAACCGGTCGCAGCGACGATCGCTATTGTGAGCGGGCGACCAGTGACCAGCGATAAGGACAGCGTGGAAAGCACCGGAATCGCATAAGAAAACAAACCAATCAACCGCGAATCACCGTGACGCATGCCGTAATCCCACAGATAAAATGCCAACCCCATCGGCCCTAAGCCTTTGATAACGACCAGCATCCAATCGTGATTCGAGATATTTACCGTCGGCTCCAGAACAACGTGGCACAGCAATGCCAATATGCCGGACACCAGACAAACGCCGCCAGTAGTCCAGACTGTTTGCCCCTTCGATGCGCCCAGCAATAAAGAATAGGTAGCCCAGACAAAGGCGGCGAAAAGTGCATAGACATAACCGCTGCT from Glaciimonas sp. PCH181 carries:
- a CDS encoding DeoR/GlpR family DNA-binding transcription regulator, which translates into the protein MNHKRRKGLLKLLAEHTTASVEQMVDWLNASPATVRRDIAWLAERNLLIRTRGGAENLQQKKRTFTLTGETFQNNIERNATQKRAIARQASSMCADGETIIINGGTTTYMMVEFLAEKRLKILTNSFMMAERLLMSSENEIILPGGTVYREQNVILSPFDNDITQHHYAAKMFMGVFGLSMLGLMEADPLLIQAEKRLISQAEELIVLVDSAKFAKKAGLILCGLNRVSCVITDTGVSDAAVQMLEQAGVKVIAVAPETLPKDR
- a CDS encoding bifunctional rhamnulose-1-phosphate aldolase/short-chain dehydrogenase, with translation MTIIIDTKQEPINSLWDDAVAARLSEPELLLYRSNLLGSDMRITNFGGGNTSAKIDMTDNLTGEQVEVLWVKGSGGDLGSIKIDGFSTLYMDKLQSLKKRYRGLALEDEMVAYLPHCTFNLNPRAASIDTPLHAYIDRKHVDHMHPDAVIAIAACANSEALTQKVFEGDLGWLPWQRPGYDLGLKLEALSKAQPQLKGIILEGHGLFTWGDTAKSCYEITLMIIKRAEDWIAANSRQPAFGGSKFTPLPAPERAALAARLMPLLRGKISKDEYKLGHFDDSATVLDFVCSADLLPLAALGTSCPDHFLRTKIRPFVIDFDPANPDFDRLIAVLDDALSAYRADYIAYHTRCKRDNSPAVRDANPIIYLIPGVGMLSFAKDKATARIAGEFYVNAINVMRGANGVDTYVGLPEQEAFDIEYWLLEEAKLQRMPKPKSLAGRIALVTGGGGGIGQAVARQLLQEGACVMLTDIDAEALEQAQQSLVKVAGRDNVATIRANITSEQDVDAILNATALSFGGVDLLISNAGIASSAPLEDTTLEIWERNQSILVTGYFLVSRGAFRIMKQQKMGGSMVFVASKNGLVASAGASAYCTAKAAEIHLARCIALEGAEHGIRVNVVNPDAVIRGSRIWDGKWKEERAASNKIDSDDIEEFYRQRSMLKRSVLPEDIAEAVYFLASDKSAKSTGNIINVDAGNAAAFTR
- the rhaI gene encoding L-rhamnose catabolism isomerase, with the protein product MSTVLDSGMVAEHNAKLHANLEADYAALGGMLARRGQDIEQLTALAQTFAVALPSWGAGTGGTRFARFPGIGEPRNVFEKLEDCAVVQQLTRATPTVSMHFPWDSTTDPMALREIASGYGLGFDTVNSNTFQDQQGQALSYKNGSLTAMSAAVRAQAVAHNIDCIEQGQALGSKALTVWIGDGANFPGQHNLRGALERYLESMRDIYSALPADWSVYIEHKLFEPAFYATTIADWGTSFACATELGPQAKCLVDLGHHAPNTNIEMIVARLAQFGKLGGFHFNDSKYGDDDLDSGSINPFQLFLIFNELADVAQRDGATFKPSYMLDQSHNVTDPIESLMSSAIEVQRAFIQSAIVDRTALQHHQENNDVLQAAQSLKHAFRTDVTPILAMARHRSGAATDPVGCYRASGYRMQKKEQRPPKAGASSSGIV